One region of Catenuloplanes indicus genomic DNA includes:
- a CDS encoding YbaB/EbfC family nucleoid-associated protein: MQPFNLEQFAAQARAMQDHVAQMQSRLESASVTEEAGGGLVTVSLGAQGRVQSVSIDPSLLDPSKRDLLENLVAEAFTNASSSMHQLAEEHMRPVSDTISHLTGLGNAGLDRLRKM, encoded by the coding sequence ATGCAGCCGTTCAACCTGGAGCAGTTCGCCGCCCAGGCCCGTGCGATGCAGGATCATGTCGCGCAGATGCAGTCGCGCCTGGAGTCCGCGTCGGTGACCGAGGAGGCCGGCGGAGGGCTGGTCACCGTCTCGCTCGGCGCGCAGGGCCGGGTGCAGAGCGTCTCGATCGACCCGAGCCTGCTGGACCCGTCGAAGCGGGACCTGCTGGAGAACCTGGTGGCCGAGGCGTTCACCAACGCCAGCTCGTCGATGCACCAGCTGGCCGAGGAGCACATGCGCCCGGTGTCCGACACCATCAGCCACCTGACCGGCCTGGGCAACGCGGGCCTGGACCGGCTCCGCAAGATGTGA
- a CDS encoding S8 family serine peptidase has translation MAHRAARRWPAVFLLVLVLFAATPAVAAPEYRKYHVVTTTADGDPETLTEIAAALLGDPARVRELVALNSGRPQPDGATLSDPDRLHAGWIIVLPWDAAGPGVERGLLPEAAPRPEAAAESCPERGPDRAAPAGLPWAQLRFDLPGAWARGRGAGTTVAVVDTGVDVTAPALAGRVLGGESSGNAGTPAVDCTGHGTAMAGVVAARADGADGFSGMAPEAMILPVRVPVAADGRADPRDAADAVRLAVDAGAGVVALTVPVDTTADEVATAVDEAVARDVAVVLPAATRPGRPSRPGLLRVGGVGADGTAAGPHPDGAVDVVAPGVGVTSIGTAGRPALQGSGPDYAASFAAGLLALVRAAAPELAAAEATQIVLDTADRADAPDPATGRGFIDPAAAVHAAVVARPVPAPAAASGGIPALGQIALAGAGLILFVAACQIPLRLLRRRPH, from the coding sequence GTGGCTCACCGAGCGGCCCGCCGCTGGCCGGCCGTGTTCCTGCTGGTCCTGGTGCTGTTCGCGGCCACGCCCGCGGTGGCGGCGCCGGAGTACCGGAAGTATCACGTGGTGACCACGACCGCCGACGGCGACCCCGAGACGCTGACCGAGATCGCCGCCGCGCTGCTCGGCGATCCGGCGCGGGTCCGGGAGCTGGTCGCGCTCAACAGCGGCCGTCCGCAGCCCGACGGTGCCACGCTGAGCGACCCGGACCGGCTGCACGCCGGATGGATCATCGTCTTGCCCTGGGACGCCGCCGGGCCCGGCGTCGAACGGGGCCTGCTGCCCGAGGCGGCGCCGAGACCGGAGGCGGCCGCGGAGTCCTGTCCGGAACGCGGGCCGGACCGGGCCGCGCCGGCCGGGCTGCCGTGGGCCCAGCTTCGTTTCGACCTGCCCGGCGCGTGGGCGCGCGGCCGGGGCGCGGGAACCACGGTGGCGGTCGTCGACACCGGCGTGGACGTCACCGCACCGGCGCTGGCCGGTCGCGTCCTGGGCGGCGAGAGCAGCGGCAACGCCGGCACGCCGGCCGTGGACTGCACCGGGCACGGCACCGCGATGGCCGGCGTGGTGGCCGCCCGCGCGGACGGGGCGGACGGGTTCAGCGGGATGGCACCGGAGGCGATGATCCTGCCGGTACGGGTGCCGGTCGCGGCGGACGGCCGCGCGGACCCGCGCGACGCGGCGGACGCGGTCCGGCTCGCGGTCGACGCCGGTGCCGGCGTGGTCGCGTTGACCGTGCCGGTCGACACCACCGCCGATGAGGTCGCCACGGCCGTCGACGAGGCCGTGGCGCGGGACGTGGCCGTGGTGCTGCCGGCCGCGACCCGGCCGGGGCGGCCGTCCCGGCCGGGCCTGCTGCGCGTCGGCGGCGTGGGCGCGGACGGCACAGCGGCCGGGCCGCACCCGGACGGCGCCGTGGACGTGGTCGCGCCCGGCGTGGGCGTGACCAGCATCGGTACGGCCGGCCGGCCGGCGCTGCAGGGCTCCGGCCCGGACTACGCGGCGTCGTTCGCCGCCGGGCTGCTGGCGCTGGTCCGGGCCGCCGCGCCGGAGCTGGCCGCCGCCGAGGCCACCCAGATCGTGCTGGACACCGCGGACCGTGCCGACGCGCCGGACCCGGCCACCGGCCGCGGTTTCATCGATCCGGCCGCGGCCGTGCACGCCGCCGTCGTCGCACGGCCCGTGCCGGCGCCCGCCGCGGCGTCCGGTGGCATTCCCGCGCTGGGCCAGATCGCGTTGGCCGGCGCCGGCCTGATCCTCTTCGTGGCCGCCTGCCAGATCCCGCTCCGTCTGCTCCGCCGCCGTCCGCACTGA
- a CDS encoding S8 family serine peptidase, producing MTRRRLYRLLVGLILACGVVQLTMVAGAPAAPVTQGYVKYYTVTGNSENLTEIAVKFLGRGSRSAEIYNLNAGRVQPDGTGLTDPAKLTKGWSLVLPWDAVGTGVQYGLLPSRGTPAAARGTQTTPSSPSPRPAATRTTPAPQRTSPSPRPPAQTQAPAPNPPAPQSQPARPSATGSPKPSASPSPSPSPSPSAPKPAPGACGTDAASAPTSTWAQQKLGPDKAWERTRGNGVVVAVIDSGVDASLPQLSGRVAPGVDIATGNAEGDSDCLGSGTAMAAIIAGNSDQADTPSGIAPDATILPIRVVDEKAESDPATEATAIEVALSAGAKVIAVGAHVDLADPAVSAAITEALRQDVIVVVAAGSGTPPEAPAGARGALLSVGAVDADGKFAVDVQGASVDVVAPGVDVASLGINGSGTITASGPQYAVAFVAGQAALVRAAYPQLTAAQVKNRIQETSDQVGTDQGEASRYGYGMINPAAAVTSVVEGETVALPPVPEPGIGVGAVIAIVIVILIMLAAIGLLLMRARRWAQGPADPAEHDLR from the coding sequence ATGACACGTCGACGACTGTATCGGCTGCTCGTCGGGCTGATTCTGGCCTGTGGAGTGGTTCAGCTGACCATGGTGGCCGGTGCCCCCGCAGCCCCGGTCACGCAGGGTTACGTGAAGTACTACACGGTGACCGGGAACTCCGAGAACCTGACCGAGATCGCGGTGAAGTTCCTCGGCCGCGGGTCCCGGTCGGCCGAGATCTACAACTTGAACGCGGGCCGGGTGCAGCCGGACGGCACCGGCCTGACCGACCCGGCGAAGCTGACCAAGGGCTGGTCGCTGGTGCTGCCGTGGGACGCGGTCGGCACCGGCGTGCAGTACGGCCTGCTGCCGTCCCGGGGCACGCCCGCCGCCGCGCGCGGCACGCAGACCACGCCCAGCTCGCCCTCGCCGCGGCCCGCCGCGACCCGGACCACCCCGGCGCCGCAGCGGACCTCGCCCTCGCCGCGCCCGCCGGCCCAGACGCAGGCCCCGGCACCGAACCCGCCGGCGCCGCAGAGCCAGCCGGCCCGGCCGTCCGCGACCGGCAGCCCGAAGCCCAGCGCGTCGCCCTCGCCCTCGCCCTCGCCCTCGCCGTCGGCGCCGAAGCCGGCTCCGGGCGCGTGCGGCACCGACGCCGCCTCCGCACCGACCTCGACCTGGGCGCAGCAGAAGCTGGGCCCGGACAAGGCCTGGGAGCGGACCCGCGGCAACGGCGTCGTGGTGGCCGTCATCGACTCCGGCGTCGACGCCAGCCTGCCGCAGCTCAGCGGCCGGGTCGCACCGGGCGTGGACATCGCCACCGGCAACGCCGAGGGCGACTCCGACTGCCTCGGCTCCGGCACCGCGATGGCCGCGATCATCGCCGGTAACTCGGACCAGGCGGACACGCCCAGCGGTATCGCCCCGGACGCCACGATCCTGCCGATCCGGGTGGTGGACGAGAAGGCCGAGTCCGACCCGGCGACCGAGGCGACCGCGATCGAGGTGGCGCTCTCCGCGGGCGCGAAGGTGATCGCGGTCGGCGCGCACGTGGACCTCGCCGACCCGGCGGTCTCCGCCGCGATCACCGAGGCGCTGCGCCAGGACGTGATCGTGGTCGTGGCCGCGGGCTCGGGCACACCGCCGGAGGCACCCGCCGGGGCCCGCGGCGCGCTGCTCTCGGTGGGCGCGGTGGACGCGGACGGCAAGTTCGCGGTCGACGTGCAGGGCGCGTCCGTGGACGTGGTGGCGCCCGGCGTGGACGTGGCCAGCCTCGGCATCAACGGCAGCGGCACGATCACGGCCAGCGGCCCGCAGTACGCGGTGGCGTTCGTCGCCGGGCAGGCGGCGCTGGTCCGGGCCGCGTACCCGCAGCTGACCGCCGCGCAGGTGAAGAACCGGATCCAGGAGACCTCGGACCAGGTCGGTACGGATCAGGGCGAGGCCAGCCGGTACGGCTACGGAATGATCAACCCGGCCGCCGCGGTCACCTCGGTCGTCGAGGGTGAGACGGTCGCGCTGCCGCCGGTGCCGGAGCCGGGCATCGGCGTCGGCGCGGTGATCGCCATCGTGATCGTCATCCTGATCATGCTGGCCGCGATCGGCCTGCTGCTGATGCGGGCCCGCCGCTGGGCCCAGGGCCCGGCCGACCCGGCCGAGCACGACCTGCGCTGA
- a CDS encoding ricin-type beta-trefoil lectin domain protein, with protein MRTTMFPNLSRWLGELGDRIRARGGLRRGVAGMIVAGVAIIVASAATIGFGIANAANDELTGRSVTDEQFSAIASAARSCPMLTPARMAGQLMAESGLNASATDTESGGKGLAGLDDEDWKNWAPWPDAKRDDTAAAVLALAHQMCDLAGQVRVAGVQGDEWRLSLAAFRSGLPEVTKAKGVPGEADEYVDRSTAYAAYYATLPQFGGTDARANPNPSAAEAKPLPEEFVAPVKAAGSVCGEIPPATVAAVLMASSEFNSNKLGRTGEQGVAQFRGDVWARYGPEDASAWDAGKSVPAVGEALCGLITELNGLEGDPLMLALAAYRIGPETVRQAAGTPDGETQAFIEAVRAYTDYYAMDSRIAVAPKPSATPSASKSPKPTATGSASPRPTRPSPAPSSDKPKPEGTTFVQVKGGHCLAPGDPATIQKCDTATAAQRWQIGTDGTIRSKVDGKCLDVTDAKTDNVTPVRTWNCNGTDAQRWRIENGTVYTALADNMCLDIDGDDPAPGSRVVIWFCVNHGKQSWTPKS; from the coding sequence GTGCGAACCACCATGTTCCCCAATCTGAGTCGATGGCTCGGCGAGCTCGGTGACCGGATCCGGGCGAGAGGCGGGCTGCGCCGCGGCGTCGCCGGCATGATCGTGGCGGGCGTCGCGATCATCGTCGCGTCCGCGGCCACGATCGGCTTCGGCATCGCGAACGCCGCGAACGACGAGCTCACCGGCCGGAGCGTGACGGACGAGCAGTTCTCCGCGATCGCCAGCGCGGCCCGGTCCTGCCCGATGCTGACCCCGGCGCGGATGGCCGGCCAGCTGATGGCGGAGTCCGGGCTGAACGCGTCCGCGACCGATACCGAGTCCGGCGGCAAGGGCCTGGCCGGCCTGGACGACGAGGACTGGAAGAACTGGGCGCCCTGGCCGGACGCGAAGCGCGACGACACCGCCGCGGCCGTGCTGGCGCTCGCGCACCAGATGTGCGACCTGGCCGGCCAGGTCCGGGTCGCGGGCGTGCAGGGCGACGAGTGGCGTCTGTCACTGGCCGCGTTCCGGTCCGGGCTGCCGGAGGTGACCAAGGCCAAGGGCGTGCCCGGCGAGGCGGACGAGTACGTGGACCGGTCCACCGCCTACGCGGCCTACTACGCCACGCTGCCGCAGTTCGGCGGCACGGACGCGCGGGCGAACCCGAACCCGTCCGCGGCCGAGGCCAAGCCGCTGCCGGAGGAGTTCGTCGCGCCGGTCAAGGCCGCCGGCAGCGTCTGCGGGGAGATCCCGCCGGCCACGGTCGCGGCCGTGCTGATGGCGTCCTCCGAGTTCAACTCGAACAAGCTCGGCCGCACCGGTGAGCAGGGCGTCGCCCAGTTCCGCGGCGACGTGTGGGCGCGGTACGGCCCGGAGGACGCGTCCGCGTGGGACGCGGGTAAGTCCGTCCCGGCGGTCGGCGAGGCGCTGTGCGGGCTGATCACCGAGCTGAACGGGCTGGAGGGCGACCCGCTCATGCTGGCGCTGGCCGCGTACCGGATCGGGCCGGAGACGGTGCGGCAGGCCGCGGGCACGCCGGACGGCGAGACCCAGGCGTTCATCGAGGCCGTGCGGGCCTACACCGACTACTACGCGATGGACAGCCGGATCGCGGTCGCGCCGAAGCCGTCGGCCACCCCGTCCGCCTCGAAGTCGCCGAAGCCGACCGCCACCGGCAGCGCCTCGCCGCGGCCCACCCGCCCGTCGCCGGCCCCGTCGTCGGACAAGCCGAAGCCGGAGGGTACGACGTTCGTGCAGGTCAAGGGCGGTCACTGCCTCGCGCCCGGCGACCCGGCCACGATCCAGAAGTGCGACACCGCGACGGCCGCGCAGCGCTGGCAGATCGGCACCGACGGGACCATCCGCTCCAAGGTCGACGGCAAGTGCCTGGACGTGACCGACGCCAAGACCGACAACGTCACGCCGGTACGGACCTGGAACTGCAACGGCACGGACGCGCAGCGCTGGCGGATCGAGAACGGCACGGTCTACACCGCGCTGGCCGACAACATGTGCCTGGACATCGACGGCGACGACCCGGCGCCCGGCTCCCGCGTGGTCATCTGGTTCTGCGTCAACCACGGCAAGCAGTCCTGGACCCCGAAGAGCTGA
- a CDS encoding sigma-70 family RNA polymerase sigma factor translates to MRDSLEASMPAMRDDAAVSTADDASAAWPPEERMRRIHEAHAAPVLRFLMRLTLGDQDLAEDLLQETMLRAWRNLDALPKEIERVAPWLYTVARNVAIDAARARRARPPEVAVADITRLPQPGDAVDGLVSGHIVRQALARLSPEHRAVLIEVYFRGSSTAEAAARLGIPEGTVKSRAYYAVRSMRAAVGSVEPE, encoded by the coding sequence GTGAGAGATTCGTTGGAGGCCTCGATGCCGGCGATGCGCGACGACGCCGCTGTGTCGACCGCTGACGACGCCTCCGCGGCCTGGCCGCCCGAGGAGCGCATGCGGCGCATCCACGAGGCCCACGCCGCGCCGGTGCTCCGCTTCCTGATGCGGCTCACGCTCGGCGACCAGGACCTCGCGGAGGACCTGCTGCAGGAGACCATGCTGCGCGCCTGGCGCAACCTGGACGCGTTGCCCAAGGAGATCGAGCGGGTCGCGCCCTGGCTCTACACGGTCGCGCGGAACGTCGCGATCGACGCCGCCCGCGCCCGGCGGGCCCGCCCGCCGGAGGTCGCGGTGGCGGACATCACCCGGCTGCCGCAGCCGGGCGACGCGGTCGACGGGCTGGTCTCCGGGCACATCGTCCGGCAGGCGCTGGCCCGGCTCAGCCCGGAGCACCGGGCGGTGCTGATCGAGGTCTACTTCCGGGGCTCGTCCACCGCCGAAGCGGCGGCCAGGCTGGGCATCCCGGAAGGTACAGTCAAGTCACGGGCTTATTACGCAGTGCGATCGATGCGGGCCGCCGTGGGGTCGGTGGAACCGGAATGA
- a CDS encoding zf-HC2 domain-containing protein, which produces MGDDRDEAMAERANLALYLLGALPEDERADFERHLAGCDRCLAEALDLGPSTSGLGQFSDDDIHEFLTSVGNDDTSIPEPEPPAPVVATAPLPRSRPGRPVAPARPADNRPGRAPGRRRRLAILGVAAALILAISGVSFALLRDDGGAGDANLVATAEASSASVSFSVTVTDTPVEGLTARATVTGLQAGERYRLYAVTRDNTTVVIRDFTGEAGSQDVNGRLTVPVDQIAFFSVQVTDGRTVVVAPLPTGTSSPR; this is translated from the coding sequence ATGGGTGACGACCGCGACGAGGCCATGGCCGAGCGGGCCAACCTGGCGCTCTACCTTCTCGGGGCGCTGCCCGAGGACGAGCGCGCCGACTTCGAGCGGCACCTGGCCGGCTGCGACCGCTGCCTCGCCGAGGCGCTCGACCTGGGCCCGTCCACCAGTGGTCTCGGCCAGTTCAGCGACGACGACATCCACGAGTTCCTGACCTCGGTCGGCAACGACGACACGTCCATCCCGGAGCCGGAGCCGCCCGCGCCCGTCGTCGCCACCGCGCCGCTGCCGCGCTCCCGGCCGGGCCGTCCGGTGGCGCCCGCCCGCCCGGCCGACAACCGGCCCGGCCGTGCTCCCGGCCGTCGCCGGCGCCTCGCGATCCTCGGTGTCGCCGCCGCGCTGATCCTGGCGATCTCCGGCGTCTCGTTCGCGCTGCTGCGGGACGACGGCGGTGCCGGCGACGCGAACCTGGTCGCGACCGCGGAGGCGAGCAGCGCGAGCGTCAGCTTCTCGGTCACCGTCACCGACACGCCGGTCGAGGGCCTGACCGCGCGCGCCACCGTCACCGGTCTCCAGGCCGGTGAGCGCTACCGGCTCTACGCGGTGACCCGCGACAACACCACGGTCGTGATCCGCGACTTCACCGGCGAGGCCGGCAGTCAGGACGTGAACGGCCGCCTCACCGTGCCGGTCGACCAGATCGCGTTCTTCTCGGTCCAGGTGACCGACGGCCGTACGGTGGTGGTGGCCCCGCTGCCCACCGGGACGTCGTCGCCACGCTGA